The following are encoded together in the Neomonachus schauinslandi chromosome X, ASM220157v2, whole genome shotgun sequence genome:
- the CITED1 gene encoding cbp/p300-interacting transactivator 1: MEPSARKLQLTASSPTNLSSFCQGSEMPTMSRPALDVKGGTSPVKEDANPEMSSLAYSNLGVKDRKAVAILHYPGVASNGTKASGAPTSSSGSPSPIGSPTATPPTKPPPFNLHPAPHLLASMQLQKLNSQYHGMAAAAAAAAATATPGQPGEAGPLQNWGLGAQAGGAGSLSPSPGAQSPAIIDSDPVDEEVLMSLVVELGLDRANELPELWLGQNEFDFTADFPSGC, encoded by the exons CACGAAAGCTCCAGCTGACGGCATCATCTCCCACCAATTTATCCAGCTTCTGCCAAGGCTCTGAAATGCCAACTATGTCAAGGCCTGCACTTGATGTCAAGGGTGGCACTTCACCTGTGAAGGAG GATGCCAACCCAGAGATGAGCTCGCTGGCCTACTCTAACCTGGGCGTGAAGGATCGCAAAGCAGTGGCCATTCTGCACTACCCCGGGGTGGCCTCGAACGGAACCAAGGCCAGTGGGGCTCCCACTAGTTCCTCGGGATCTCCATCTCCAATAGGCTCTCCTACCGCCACCCCTCCCACTAAACCCCCACCCTTCAACCTGCACCCCGCCCCTCATCTGCTGGCCAGTATGCAGCTGCAGAAACTTAATAGCCAGTATCATGGGatggccgccgccgccgccgccgccgccgccaccgccactCCAGGCCAACCTGGGGAGGCAGGGCCCCTACAAAACTGGGGCCTTGGGGCTCAGGCGGGAGGGGCGGggtcactctctccttctcccggTGCCCAAAGCCCTGCTATCATCGACTCAGACCCAGTGGATGAGGAGGTGCTGATGTCGCTGGTGGTGGAACTGGGACTGGACCGAGCCAATGAGCTTCCGGAGCTGTGGCTGGGGCAGAATGAGTTTGACTTCACTGCGGACTTTCCATCTGGCTGCTGA